GCCAACAACATCGGGCCGGCGGTCGGCTCCGAGGCCCTGACCATGGCCGGCGCCCTGGTCATCGCCGCCGTCTTCGAGGCCAGCGGTGCCATCCTGGCCGGCGGCGACGTCGTCAAGACCATCTCCAAGGGCATCATCGATCCGGCCGGCATCGCCGATGCGGCGACCTTCACCTGGGCCATGATGGGGGCATTGCTGGCGGCCGCGGTGTGGATCAACCTGGCGACCTTTTTCGGCGCCCCGGTCTCGACCACCCATTCCATCGTCGGCGGCGTCATGGGGGCCGGTATCGCCGCCGCCGGCTGGGCCGCGGTGAACTGGACGACCATGGCCAAGATCGCCGCCAGCTGGGTGATCTCACCCGTGTTGGGCGGCATCGTCGCGGCCGCCTTCCTGGCCGCCATCAAGTATTTGATCGTCTTCCAGGACGACAAGATCGCCGCCGCCAAGCGCTGGGTGCCGGTGTTCGTGGCCATCATGGCGGCGACCTTCTCCGCTTATATCGTCATGAAGGGGCTGACGCGGGTCTGGCAGCCGGATACCGAAATCGTGCTGCTGATCGCGCTCTGTGCCCTGGTGGCGGCCTACGTTTTGGTCAAGCCGGTGGTGGCGCGGGCCGCCGAAAATCTCGAGAACAAGCGCAAGTCGGTGGGCCGGCTCTTTACCATTCCGCTCATTTGTTCGGCGGCGCTGCTCTCGTTTGCCCACGGCGCCAACGACGTGGCCAATGCCGTCGGGCCGCTGGCCGCCATCGTCAGCACCGTCTATTCGGGCGAGATCGCCACCAAGGTCGATATCCCCTATTGGGTGCTGGTGGTGGGTGCCTTGGGCATCTCGGCCGGGCTGGTGCTGTTTGGTCCCAAGCTGGTGCGCACGGTGGGCAGCAAGATCACCAAGCTCGACCGCATGCGGGCCTTCACCGTCGCCCTGGCCGCCTCGATCACGGTCATCGTGGCCTCGGCGCTGGGCCTGCCGGTGAGCTCGACCCACATTGCCGTGGGCGCCATCTTCGGCGTCGGCTTCTTCCGCGAGTGGCTGGTCAACTGGCGTCAGCCCAGAATCAGCCCGGCCCTGCCGCCGGGCGCTGCCGAGGCCGCCCTGGAGAACTGGGAGCCGGACGCCGAGCTGGCCCAGGCCGACGCCGAGGCGCTGGGCAAGAAGCTCAAGAAAAAGCAAAAGAAGGCCCGCAAGCGCCGCCTGGTGCGGCGCGAGCACGTCACCACCATCGTCGCCGCCTGGCTGGTCACGGTGCCGCTGGCGGCGGCCATCTCGTCGGTTTTCTATTTCACCATCCGCGGCATGCTGCTGCCGTGATCGGATGCCATTGGCGGGGATCCGCGACGGTCAGGCTTCTAACCTGGAGGTCGCAGGTTCGAATCCCCCCCCCTCCCGCGCAACCACTTAACCTCTTGAAATCATTATTGATTTTGAGGTTTTTTGGATTCGAAATACACGGGCAGTTCTTGTTCTGGAAGCATACTGGAAGCACGTATGAGCGAATTTCTGCGTACACTCGGGGGTCGCCAGGAATCTCGCCAATAGATAAAGAGAATTGCGTTGATCCGAAGGCGGGATGCTAATTCTCATGGCGTTCGGCGTTCAATCTTGGTCACTCAACGAGCCGGAACGAGCCAGTTCATACCTTGACCCGTGTCGTTCGCACGTCAATGTTGGAATTTGTTTATCATCGTCCGGTTTGCCCCCGACTCCGGGCGCGCCAGGAGGGCGCGCGGTTGGTCTGGAGTTGACCCAGAAGAGACATCAACCCCTATCGCCCGCTGCTCCTGTTCAACAAGTTTGGTGATCTGAAGCGGTGTTCCTTGCGTCGCTATTTCCGAGGTGATGCCGCCTTCGCCGCACCGGACATTTATGAGTTTCTGGAGGACGAGGGTTTCCTGTACGTCATCCGCCTCAAGGCGAACAAGGTTCTCCAGGAGTGCATCGCCCATCTGCTGACGTGCCCCGTTGGCCGTCCTCCAAACCATGTCCGCCTTTTCCATGCCAGCTTCAGCTATCAGGCTGGATCGTGGAACAAGAAAAGCCGCGTCATCGCCATGGTTGAATGGCATCCTGGCGAGCTGTACCATCGTGTCGGCCTTATTGTCACCAAAAGGCCAACCGCCGGCAAAACGGGACACAAAACCATCGATCTGGAAGCCTTGATCGAAGACGATCAAATCCAGACAGCGCGGTTGCCGAAGGGGGCAAAAACTATGACACTCCCGTCTTGACCAACGAATACACACCGGTGAACAGCGACGCTTGGATGACGGATATTCAGGCTTTGATCGTCGATGACCAGCGCACCATGCGCAAAATCGTCCGGGGACTTCTGAACAAATCTGGAATCAGCAACGTCATTGAGGCCGAGGATGGCGAAGTGGCGATGCAGCTTCTTGAAGCGCCGCAAGCCAACCTACCCGATGTCGTGATTTGTGATCTGCACATGGAAAAAGTAGATGGCATGGAATTCTGCAACCGGATCAGACGCCACAAACGACCCGAAATATCGGGCATACCGGTGCTCATCCTGACCGGCGACTCCGATTCCATGCTGCGCGAGGTCAGTCTCCAGGTAGGTGCCGTCAAGGTGCTGTCCAAACCGATTTCGGCCCCCGATCTGGCTCGCGAAATCCACCAAGCCATTGGCTTCTCAGGCTAACGCCGTACAAGCACTTCACCGACGCGGGGTCTTCGCCCATCAACCAGTCCTTTCTTCCCGGATTGTTTGGCGCACACACCAGAACACTGTGCGCCACTACACTCTCGGCTACGCAAGGTATGGGAGTGTGGATCGTCCATTTCCAGCAAAGCGGGGCCGAGATTCTTACCTTGCCGCGTTGGCTTTCGTGTCTCTTTTTGGCTATGAACGACGGATCGGAGCGGCGTCCGCCACGCCCGCTTTGCCCCTGCAAGCTGACCTCCCCGCCGGCATTTCCGCTTTCACCGCCTTTTGGTTCGTTGCCGGAGGAAATCCGGCGCTGCCGGGGGCCGGGCGAGCCCGCAAGTGATAGTTGTGTATTTGTAAAGTTTGCCGCAGGCGGCTATACAACCCCACCTGATTATTCCAAGTAGGCGAGGCGCAATGACCGCGGAGCAACCGGTATGGCAGCCCCTGCAGGGCTACGAGGAATTTCCAGCCGACGAAATGAAACGCCGCTCGGCCGAGTTCCTGGCCTTGATGAAGCGCCGCCGCAGCGTGCGGCAGTATGCCGAAAGGCCGGTGCCCAAAGAGGTTATCGCGGATGCTCTGGCAACGGCGATCAGCGCACCGTCGGGCGCCAATCTGCAGCCCTGGCATTTTGTCGTCATCACGAATCCGGACAAGAAACGTGAGATCCGCCTGGCGGCGGAAGAAGAGGAGCGGGAGTTCTATGGCGGCCGGGCGCCGGAGGAATGGCTCGACGCCCTGTCGCCGCTTGGCACCGACGAACACAAACCTTTCCTCGAGCACGCCACCCTGATCGCCATTTTTGCCCAACGTCACGGCGTCCTTTCGGATGGCCGCAAGGTCAAACACTATTACGTCCCGGAATCGGTAGGTATCGCATCTGGATTCCTGATTGCCGCCCTACATACCGCCGGCTTGGCCACCCTGACCCACACGCCGAGCCCGATGGCATTCCTGAATGAAATCTGCGGCCGCCCCGACAATGAGAAGCCCTACATCCTTTTGGTCTGCGGCTACCCGGCAGAAGATTGCCAGGTACCGGAACACGGCGGCAAGCGCCATCCCTTCGACCAGGCCGTGAGCTGGCTCTGAAACCTTTGGCCTGGCGGAAGTTTGGCAAAGCGCACCGAAATCGCGTCGAAAACCCGCAGGAGCGGGTGGCCGGGCGATGCCAACAAAACTTGAAATGCTCTAGCGAAAGCGCGGTGCGGAAGCTGTTGAACCCGGACCGTCGCCCTCACATCGGGCAGGTGGAAAAAGCCCTCAAGGTTCTGGGGCGGACTCTGGTAGTGGAGGACAAAGCCGCCTGATCGGAGGCCATTGCATGGCCTCCGATCAGGTTCTTGTCGCTCACGGCGGCGGACCTTCGGTCCCCAGCCTGCGCGGGCGCGCCGCAGTGGCGGCGGGTCGCGTTGCTCCCGTTGCACCAAGACCAAGCAGCAACAAACACATTTGGCGGCAGCGCTAAGCCGCCCCCGGGATGGGGGCGGAGGCCAGGGGCGCGGATGCGCCCGCCCGGCGAGGGTCAAAGAAAACCTGAACCGGATCTCGTTTACCGAGATCCGGTTCAGGCAATCGTCTCGTGGGCCGCCAGCGCCCCCATGTTGACCAGATCGGTCACCGTGGCGCCCATCTGGACGATTTGGGCCGACTTGTCGAGGCCCATCATCAGCGGCCCCAGCAGGGTGCCGCCGCCCAGCTCCTGCAGTAGTTTCGAGGCGATGTTGGCGGCGTGCAGCCCGGGCATCACCAGCACGTTGGCCGGGCCCGTCAGGCGGCAGAAGGGATAGTGGGCCAGGCGCTCCACATTCAGCGCCACGTCGGCCGACATTTCGCCGTCATACTCGAAGTCGACATCGCGACCGTCGAGGATCTCCACAGCGCCCCGCACCCGGTCGCCGCGTTCATGCTGCGGATTGCCGAAGTTGGAGAACGACAGCAGCGCCACCCGGGGCTCATGCCCGAAGCGCCGCGCCGCCTCGGCGCTCTGCACGGCGATGCCGGCGATCTCCTCGGCCGAGGGCAACTCGTGCACCGTGGCGTCGGAGATGAAGACGGTGCGGCCGTGGGCTACCAGCACGGCCAAACCGAAAGGCCGATAGCCGGGCTTGGGGTCGAGCACGCGGCGGATATCCTCGTAGACCTCGGTGTAGGAGCGCGTCAGCCCGGCGATCATGGCGTGGGCGTCGTTCTGGGCCACCATGCAGGCCGCGAAAACGGTGCGGAAGACGCTGACCATGCGCCGGCAGTCGCGCTGCAGGACGCCGCGGCGCTGCAGCCGGCGGTAGAGAAAATCGGTGTAGACTTCGCCCCGACTGCTGTCGGCCGGGTCGACGATCTCGATGCCCGCCGGCTGGCCCAGGCCCAGCCGATCCATGGCGGCGTGAATGATTTCCGAGCGGCCGACCAGGATGGGCTGGCCATAGCCGGCCTGGCCGAAGGCCACGGCGGCCCGGATGACTCGTTCCTCCTCGCCCTCGGCGAAGACCACGCGGCGGGGCTCGGCGCGAACCCGGTCGAAGATGATCTGCAAGGGTCCGGCGATGGGATCGAGGCGGGCACGCAACTGGTTGCGGTAGCCCTCCATGTCGAAGATGGGGCGGCGCGCTACGCCTGAATCCATGGCCGCCTGGGCCACCGCCGGCGGAATGTCGGAGATCAGCCGGGGATCGAAGGGTGCCGGGATGATGTAGTCGGGGCCGTAGTGCTGGCGCTCGCCGGGATAGGCCGCCGCCACTTCGTCGGGCACGTCCTCGCGGGCCAGGGCCGCCAGGGCCTCGGCGGCGGCGATCTTCATGTCGTCGTTGATGGTGGTGGCGCGGACGTCGAGGGCGCCGCGGAAGATGTAGGGAAAGCCCAGCACGTTGTTGACCTGGTTGGGGTAGTCGGACCGGCCGGTGGCCATGATGGCGTCGTCACGCACCGCCGCCACCTCTTCCGGCGTGATCTCGGGATCGGGATTGGCCATGGCGAAGATGATCGGCTTGGCCGCCATGTCAGTCACCATTTCCGGCGTCAGCGCGCCCTTCATGGAGAGCCCGAAGAAGACGTCGGCACCCTTCATGACCTCGGCCAGCGTACGCGCCTCGGTGGTCGCGGCGTGGGCCGATTTCCACTGGTTCATGCCGTCT
This Alphaproteobacteria bacterium DNA region includes the following protein-coding sequences:
- a CDS encoding anion permease is translated as MVKTKTLDKDLKRFGRIEKAAAQAGQQNLKFGVSVLFLLLIGALLTIHTVGVEGGALVVAAGVIGGYMALNIGANDVANNIGPAVGSEALTMAGALVIAAVFEASGAILAGGDVVKTISKGIIDPAGIADAATFTWAMMGALLAAAVWINLATFFGAPVSTTHSIVGGVMGAGIAAAGWAAVNWTTMAKIAASWVISPVLGGIVAAAFLAAIKYLIVFQDDKIAAAKRWVPVFVAIMAATFSAYIVMKGLTRVWQPDTEIVLLIALCALVAAYVLVKPVVARAAENLENKRKSVGRLFTIPLICSAALLSFAHGANDVANAVGPLAAIVSTVYSGEIATKVDIPYWVLVVGALGISAGLVLFGPKLVRTVGSKITKLDRMRAFTVALAASITVIVASALGLPVSSTHIAVGAIFGVGFFREWLVNWRQPRISPALPPGAAEAALENWEPDAELAQADAEALGKKLKKKQKKARKRRLVRREHVTTIVAAWLVTVPLAAAISSVFYFTIRGMLLP
- a CDS encoding response regulator yields the protein MTNEYTPVNSDAWMTDIQALIVDDQRTMRKIVRGLLNKSGISNVIEAEDGEVAMQLLEAPQANLPDVVICDLHMEKVDGMEFCNRIRRHKRPEISGIPVLILTGDSDSMLREVSLQVGAVKVLSKPISAPDLAREIHQAIGFSG
- a CDS encoding nitroreductase family protein encodes the protein MTAEQPVWQPLQGYEEFPADEMKRRSAEFLALMKRRRSVRQYAERPVPKEVIADALATAISAPSGANLQPWHFVVITNPDKKREIRLAAEEEEREFYGGRAPEEWLDALSPLGTDEHKPFLEHATLIAIFAQRHGVLSDGRKVKHYYVPESVGIASGFLIAALHTAGLATLTHTPSPMAFLNEICGRPDNEKPYILLVCGYPAEDCQVPEHGGKRHPFDQAVSWL
- a CDS encoding NADP-dependent malic enzyme — its product is MDESSHVSDQEALLFHAQGKPGKIEINPTKPLTTQRDLSLAYSPGVAVPCLAIAEDPDRAYDFTAKGNLVAVISNGSAVLGLGDLGAVASKPVMEGKAVLFKRFADVDAIDLEIDSSDVDEIVNCVRFLGASFGGINLEDIKAPECFIIEQRLREAMSIPVFHDDQHGTAIIAMAGLINALELTGRDLGSIRMVVNGAGAAGIACIELVKALGLPHDSVVVCDSRGVIYQGREDGMNQWKSAHAATTEARTLAEVMKGADVFFGLSMKGALTPEMVTDMAAKPIIFAMANPDPEITPEEVAAVRDDAIMATGRSDYPNQVNNVLGFPYIFRGALDVRATTINDDMKIAAAEALAALAREDVPDEVAAAYPGERQHYGPDYIIPAPFDPRLISDIPPAVAQAAMDSGVARRPIFDMEGYRNQLRARLDPIAGPLQIIFDRVRAEPRRVVFAEGEEERVIRAAVAFGQAGYGQPILVGRSEIIHAAMDRLGLGQPAGIEIVDPADSSRGEVYTDFLYRRLQRRGVLQRDCRRMVSVFRTVFAACMVAQNDAHAMIAGLTRSYTEVYEDIRRVLDPKPGYRPFGLAVLVAHGRTVFISDATVHELPSAEEIAGIAVQSAEAARRFGHEPRVALLSFSNFGNPQHERGDRVRGAVEILDGRDVDFEYDGEMSADVALNVERLAHYPFCRLTGPANVLVMPGLHAANIASKLLQELGGGTLLGPLMMGLDKSAQIVQMGATVTDLVNMGALAAHETIA